The genomic window ACCATCGCCCGCCACCGCAGGGCGACGGGGCCGACCGTGGCCTGCCCGGCCGTGTCGTTGCCGTCGCCGTCGGAATCGGCCTGCGGGGCCGTCGGGGCGGGGCGGCCGTCGCGGGGCTCGTGCGCCGCGCGGGTGGCCCGGAACCGGGCGCGGCATCCGGGGCAGGCGAGGAGGAGGACGCCGTCGCCGTCCTCGCGCACCACGCCCAGGTCCGCGGCACAGTCGGGGCACCGGAGGGCAGGCGTGGTCTGGACACCGGCTCGACCCATCGACGGCCTCCGCGCCCTGGTTGGGACGACCACGACGGACCTCGGGCCGACGACAGCGACGGGCCGGGGCGGCCGCCCGGCGAGGAGTCGTCGGGCGGCCGCGAAGGTCCCCGAAACCCTTCGTCGGCGAGGCCCGCCCCCGTCATCATCGAAGGGGACGCCCGTCGCCGTCAAGGGCTCCTGCGGGCGGCCGGCGGCCGCCGCGTCCGGGGGCGGTCAGGGCTTCTTGGTGGCGTCGTCGGCCGCCCCCTTGACCTTGTCGCCGGCCTCCTTGAGCTTCTCGCCGGCCTTCTCGATGGCGTTGCTCGCCTTCTCCTTGATGTTGCTGGCGGCCTCGCCGGCCTTCTCCTTGATGTTGCTGGCGGCCTCGCCGGCCTTCTCCTTCATGTCGTGGAGCTTCTCGCCGGCCTTCTCCACCGCCTTGCCCATGGCCGGGCCGGCCTCGCCGATCTTCTGGCCGGCCTTCTCGATGACCTCGCCGGTCTTCGTGCCGGCCTTGTCGATGGCGTTGCCGGTCGCGGCCGCGGCCCCTTCCAGCTTGCCGCCGGCGGCGGACTCCTTGATCTTCTCGCCCACGTTCTTGGCGCCGGACTCCAGCCCCTTGCCGGCGTTCTCGACCCCCTGGCCCGTGGACTTGACCCCGGACTCGACCTGCTCGCCGCTGCAGCCCCAGGAGGCCACCGCCAGCGGGAAGCTCAGCGCCAGGCCCAGGCCCCATCGGATTTGTCGGTTCATCGCGTTCTCCATGGACGTTTGCATCGGAATCTCGGCCGCCGGGCGACACCCTCGTCTCGCGCATCCGGTCGCCGTCTCCCTTCTCCCTTCGCTCCGGCCCCTGGATTATAGGATTCCCCGGCGCCTTTGCGACAGGCCGCACGGGGGGCCGGCCGCGAATCGCCGGGGTTGGCCATTGACGTTCTGAGACAACTGTCTTAGGATACGGTCTGAGGCGGGCCAGGCCCGCCCACGGCCAGACATCCCCGCCGATCGCCGGACCCGAAGCCGAGTCGAGTCGAGCCGCATCGATCGATCCGACGCCATACCGATCCGATCCCAACTAGCCCAAGCCGAGACCACCTCCGATGGCCAAGCGTCCTCCCACGATCCCCGACTCCGAGCTGGACGTCCTGAAAGTCCTCTGGGACAAGGGACAGGCCACCGTCCGCGAGGCGCTCGAGACGCTCCGCTCGGCCGGCCGCCAGTGGTCCTACGCCACGGTCGCGACGCTGCTCGATCGGCTCGAGACCAAGGGCCTGATCACGAGCGACCGCAGCGACCTCGCCTTCGTCTACCGGCCGACGATCTCCTCGCAGGAGGTCCGCCAGAAGCGGGTGACCAGCCTCGTGGACAAGCTCTACGAGGGCGAGCCGGGCCTCCTGGTCCTCCACCTGCTGAAGTCGCACCCGCTCGAGCCCGCCCAGGCCAGCGAGGTCCGCGCCGTGCTCGACCAGATGACCGGCTCGCCTTCGAAGAAGAAGTCGAAGTGACCGGCGCCCCGGCGACGAGCCGGGGCGTGGCGTCGTCGCATCCCGCCGCGGCCCGGCGGGCGGTAGCCTGTCGAGGATGACGGGCTGAGGGGATCATCGCCCCCACATTCCCGGCCTGCCATGGCCCCGTCCCGATGCCGGGAGGGGGGAGCGGCCGTTCCCCGATGTGTGCGGCCCCGGCCCGGGGCTGTAGGCCTGAGAAGGGGGGAGGCCCGCCGCCTCCGTGCGGGGGCCCTGGATCAGGGCTCGGGCGAGCCGGGCTCGTCCGCGACGTCCGCCGGCGCCTCGAAGGCGACGGTCACCGCGCCCACGAGCTCGAGGGCCGGCTCGGTCGCGTCGACGTCCGTCCCCGGTGCCAGGTGCGGGAAGAGCGGCAGGATGTCGGCCCGGGCACGGGCCGGGGGCCATGGCTGGCCGCTGCTGATGGCCTCGAGCTTCCTGCGGAGCCGGGCGCTCACGCCCGCATGTGCGGCCTGGCTCTGGAGCGCATGATAGAGCTTGCTGCCCGCGATGGGGCCATACTTGTCGATGTAGAGCTGTCGCTTCCTCATAAGGATCTTCGCCTCCCGCGCCCCGCGAGGCATTCGATTCGGGAGCCTCGCGGGCACCCTCTTATTACGCTCCCGGTTCGTCGCAGGTTCATTCTGCGAGAACCATTTGCGGCGAAATCGGGGCGTCTCCTCCGTGCCCTTCGCGGCCCCCGGGCCGGCCCCTCCGGCCGACCGGGTCGCCGCCACGCAACGGGCCGAGGCCGAGCTCGGGGCCTTCGACGGATGAGCGGGCGGCACGCTGCAGTCTCGCAGGGTGCGTCTTGACGCACCGGACCGCTGCGTCATGGAGGCAATGCAGCAACAAGGGGTGACGTGCCCCGCCGCGCGAGACCGCCGGGGTCCTTTGCGGTGCCATGCCGGTCCGGTGCGTCAAGACGCACCCTACACGAGTCGGACCGGTACATCGCGGCTTAATCGGATGTCGATGCGTCGGACGAAGCGGGGAGGCATGGGCTGGGTGTGGGATCGGGCTGGGAGTCTCACGCCGGCCTCGGATTGCCCAGCCGACCGGCAAAGTCGAGGACGAGACACGATTGGCCAGATTGCTCTGATGACAGACGGTGCACTCGTCGCCGCCGCTGTGGGGAGCCCGACGCCTGGGTCGGGCTCGTCCCGAAGTGCAGGAGGCATTCCTGCGGAGGTGCCGACGCGGCCCGGGAGGCATGATCGTCCTCGTCGGCCGCGCCGGCATGTCCTGCCCGCACGGACATCACGACTCAGCCTCAATTGAGGCCGCGCATGAGGGCCTTGGCGGCGAGCAGGTGCATGGCGATGGTCGGCTGGACGTTGAGGGCGAACTGCTTCAGGGTCGGGTTCTGCGTCGTGGCGATGACCTGAGCCGTGAGCTTCAGGGCGTCGGTGTGCCCCATGATCATCTGGCTCAGGTAGGTCCGATCGTAGCGGGCGGTGTTCCTGGGGCGGACCTTGCGAAGCGCGGCGACGACGGAGCTCGCCATCGGCGCGGCGGAGGACGGGATCGCGGCCGGGAGATACGTCGCCGTGCTGGCGGCATACCCGCCGAGGGCGAGGGCCCCCTGCTCGTGGTCGCCGATCAGCTTCGCGGAGTAGAGCGCGAGCGAGCTCCGGTTCGTGACGAGGACGGTGATCTGCCCGAGGAAGCGCTCCATGACGTTGATCGCGTAATACGTCGCGAGCGTATTGAGGTCGGACGCCGAGAGGGTGTCGCTGCTCGGGCTCGTCCCGACGGGCGCGATCGTCCCCGTCCCCTGCGCGGCGGCCAGGTCGGCCTGGGCCGTCGGCACGAGGCCGGTCGCGAAGGTGCGGATCGACGCGCCCTGCGCGCCGGCGGACAGTTGCTGGAGCTGGGTCACCAGGTTCGCCTCGGCCTGCACGATCAGGCTGGAGAACGCCTGGTCCACGTTCCCCCCCCGCGCGGCGGCGATCATCTGCTGGGCGAGGGCCTGGTTGTTCCCCGTGATGTTGCCGGGGAGCGTCACGGCGAGGCCGCCCGCGAACCCGTCCAGGGCCATGTCCACGTTGCGGGCGTCGTTGAGGATCGAGAGGGCCAGCTGCTGGGTCGCCGGATTGGAGCCCGAGAGGGCCTCGAACTGGCTCAGGAAGAGGACCAGGTTGTTGTCGCTGGCGGCGACCTGAAGCGCCGTGACGTCGGCGACGGCGGGGGCGTTGGGGACGTTCACGAGCCCGCCGCCGGTGACCGGGCCCGCGGTCATCACCCGGGCGGCCGGGGGCGCGACGTGCGCCGGCCTGGCCGTCGGGACGTGGGCGTGGGCGTGGAGGAAGGCCCCGACGTGCCCCGGGGAGCCCGAAAGCAAGGTCCTCGCCTCGAGGTGGTCACATTCCAGGGGGCAGCGACGCGTCTTCATCTCGGGGGCTCCTCTTCGTCGTGGCTCGGTGGCGGGATGAGATGGCTGCTGGGGCGGTGGACTGGCGGTCACCGGACCGGAATCCGCTTCCCGCGTCCTCGGGAGGGTGAAGGTCAGCGGCGGGGCACGGCCGGCCGACCGTCCTCCCAAAGAGACCGGCCGGGACGCCCGATGGTCCAGGGCCCGTCCGGCGGACGACCGGACAGGCGGGGTCTTCCCCGAGGCCCGGTCGGGGAATGGGCCGTCGCCTCAACGCCCGCGAGCCGGACGCGGTGCGGCAAGGTTCGTCCCTCGCGAGCACCGTCCCCGCCAATGCCAGGTAATGTAGAACATGGCGCGGCCCCCGCAACAAACTCGACCGCGGGCCCCCGGGGGCGGACCTCGCATGCGGAAGGGGCCCGGGACGCGGCCGCCGGGCGGCGGTTCGACGTTGCGGGAGACCGGATCCGCCATCGCCCCGGCCATGGCGGATGCAAGGGCGGGCGTCCGGTCTGCGCCCGAGGATCGCGACGAGGCTCCTGCCGATCAGCACCTTAAACTTTCGCGGCCGCGTCGCGAAAACGGTCAAACATGGCGCTAGTCCAATAGAGAAGGATTGCGGCGCGGCCGGGATGGGTCACGGGATGAAGGAGGGTCACCCAGGACGGAAGCTCGGACGCCCCGGCCCCCGCGGGCCGGCATCGGCAGTGGCAATTCGGGACCGGGGAATTTCGGCATCGGCGCTTCTTGCGCGCGAAACTCGCGGGGTCCGCGCGCGGATCGCTATTAGCAAGGGGCCGTCGCGCGGGCCGGGGCCCGACTTTTCGCGACATCTCCGGCAAGCCGCGGGTCTGTAGGAGAAGGGGGCCTGTCAGCCCGCGAAGGGAAGGCGAACGGAGGATTCGCGAAAAAACCGGATGGCGGAGCGGGATCGTCCCAACTGCTGGAGCCCCAACTTGACACTTAGTCCGAGAATCCATGAACACGTGACCACCCGCGTGAGCGGGTGGTTCGGACGGGCGAAGCCTCCAGCCTCCGGCGTCAGCCGGATCTGCGGGGC from Aquisphaera giovannonii includes these protein-coding regions:
- a CDS encoding prolipoprotein diacylglyceryl transferase produces the protein MNRQIRWGLGLALSFPLAVASWGCSGEQVESGVKSTGQGVENAGKGLESGAKNVGEKIKESAAGGKLEGAAAATGNAIDKAGTKTGEVIEKAGQKIGEAGPAMGKAVEKAGEKLHDMKEKAGEAASNIKEKAGEAASNIKEKASNAIEKAGEKLKEAGDKVKGAADDATKKP
- a CDS encoding BlaI/MecI/CopY family transcriptional regulator, with amino-acid sequence MAKRPPTIPDSELDVLKVLWDKGQATVREALETLRSAGRQWSYATVATLLDRLETKGLITSDRSDLAFVYRPTISSQEVRQKRVTSLVDKLYEGEPGLLVLHLLKSHPLEPAQASEVRAVLDQMTGSPSKKKSK
- a CDS encoding DUF4142 domain-containing protein: MKTRRCPLECDHLEARTLLSGSPGHVGAFLHAHAHVPTARPAHVAPPAARVMTAGPVTGGGLVNVPNAPAVADVTALQVAASDNNLVLFLSQFEALSGSNPATQQLALSILNDARNVDMALDGFAGGLAVTLPGNITGNNQALAQQMIAAARGGNVDQAFSSLIVQAEANLVTQLQQLSAGAQGASIRTFATGLVPTAQADLAAAQGTGTIAPVGTSPSSDTLSASDLNTLATYYAINVMERFLGQITVLVTNRSSLALYSAKLIGDHEQGALALGGYAASTATYLPAAIPSSAAPMASSVVAALRKVRPRNTARYDRTYLSQMIMGHTDALKLTAQVIATTQNPTLKQFALNVQPTIAMHLLAAKALMRGLN